A region from the Etheostoma spectabile isolate EspeVRDwgs_2016 chromosome 9, UIUC_Espe_1.0, whole genome shotgun sequence genome encodes:
- the LOC116696091 gene encoding phospholipase A and acyltransferase 3, whose product MDPAKFDAKPGDLIEISRGLYQHWALYIGDMEVVHFTAGDGDIGVEGWGKVKRENIWKVVGNDKFHVNNSLDDKYPPREIDIIVKEAIGMVGRKRWYSLSTSNCEHFVTKLRNNMAVSRQVVDEVLKALDVLTGVESFVKDVIHK is encoded by the exons ATGGATCCAGCAAAG TTTGATGCAAAGCCCGGAGACCTGATCGAGATCTCCCGAGGGTTATACCAGCACTGGGCCCTCTACATCGGTGATATGGAAGTCGTTCATTTTACCGCTGGAG ATGGTGATATTGGCGTGGAGGGCTGGGGAAAGGTGAAGCGGGAGAACATCTGGAAAGTGGTGGGCAATGATAAGTTCCACGTCAACAACTCCCTAGATGACAAGTACCCGCCTCGTGAGATCGACATCATCGTGAAGGAGGCCATTGGCATGGTGGGTCGCAAGCGGTGGTACTCCCTCTCGACTAGCAACTGCGAGCACTTTGTCACAAAGCTACGAAACAACATGGCAGTGTCTCGACAGGTGGTTGATGAG gTTCTCAAAGCCCTTGACGTTCTGACTGGGGTCGAGTCCTTTGTTAAAGATGtcattcataaataa